The stretch of DNA ACCAGAAGGTCCCGCTTTGGCTTCTTTAGCTTCATCTTAAGACCAGCCATGGCATCATCACCGTCGCGAGGCTGAGGACAAAGAAGAACCCGGCCATATCAGTTACTGTTGTCAAAAGGGGGCCGCTTGCCACCGCAGGGTCCTGGCCAATGCGCTTGAGCACGAGCGGCACAACACCGCCAATCGACACGGCGAGCATCGTGTTCAGCGCAAGAGCCGCACCTATCACAAGCCCCAATGCAGGGCTGCCTTTCCAGACCCAAGCAACAATGCCAATCAGGATGCCCAGGGCGATACCGTTGATCACACCGACGCTGATTTCCTTCAGCCAAACCTTGAACGCATCCTTCGGCCGGACAAGCCCAAGGCTCAATTCACGCATCGTGACGCCGACAGCCTGATTGCCTGAACAGCCGGACATATCCGATACCATCGGCAAAAACACCGCAATCGCGATCACGGCCACGAGCGTTTCCTCGTAGGCAGAGATGACAGAGGCCGCGATCATGTTCAGCACGATGTTGGCGGACAGCCACGCAAGCCGTCTGCGGGACCGCAGCCAGGTGGGCATGGTGCGCAATTCGTCTCCGACCACACCTTGCAGCTTGAGGTTTTCGCTTTCGGCACGTTCCAGCAGGGCCTGTGACACCGCATCACGGCTGACAACGCCAAGCATCCCGCCATCGGCATCCACAACCGGCACGCCCAGAAAGGCATATTTGTCAAAAATATCCTCGAGGTCAGACAGGGTTGCATCTGCCTGCACGGACATCGGTTCGACCATAATGGTCGTCAGGCGGGCTGTGCGTTTGGTGGCGAGCAAACCGCGCAATGACACCACGCCCACCAGCTTGCCCGTTTCATCAATGATGTATGGATGCTGACCCCGATAGCGATCAACGTCGTCATCATCCTTTGCCAGCACCTTGATGACGTCGCTGACGGTCATGGTATCGGCACATTCGAACACCTCCGACATCATCAGGCCACCGGCGGTATCATCCTCGTATTCCGACATGCGCCGCACATCAGCGGCATCCTCGGCATCCATCTGCCCAAGGATCGCCTCAGCTTCTTCGGACTCCATGTCGCCGATCAGGTCGGCCTGAACGTCCGAATCCAACTCGTCCATAATTTCAACGGCACGGTCGGTCTCAAGATCCTCCATGAGGTTGGCGCCGACTTCGTGGGGTGCTTCCTCGATCAGACCTGCCGCAATGTCGGGTGAGATGAGTGTCAGAACAGTCCGACGGTCATCCGATGGCAGCTCAAGCAACTCACGAAGCGCTTCCGACAAGGACAACCGGTCAAAGAAAGCGTCCAGACGTTCTGCGTCGCCAGCCGCCATGGCTGCGCGCAATTCCTCGGACAAGTCAATGTCTGACTCCGTCAATGTAGCGTGCTGGATCATATCGCTTCCTCCATGCAGGTCATTTACATAGGCCAAATTTTATTGTCTATAGGTGAAATATTATCACAAATGAGGCG from Tateyamaria omphalii encodes:
- the mgtE gene encoding magnesium transporter, encoding MIQHATLTESDIDLSEELRAAMAAGDAERLDAFFDRLSLSEALRELLELPSDDRRTVLTLISPDIAAGLIEEAPHEVGANLMEDLETDRAVEIMDELDSDVQADLIGDMESEEAEAILGQMDAEDAADVRRMSEYEDDTAGGLMMSEVFECADTMTVSDVIKVLAKDDDDVDRYRGQHPYIIDETGKLVGVVSLRGLLATKRTARLTTIMVEPMSVQADATLSDLEDIFDKYAFLGVPVVDADGGMLGVVSRDAVSQALLERAESENLKLQGVVGDELRTMPTWLRSRRRLAWLSANIVLNMIAASVISAYEETLVAVIAIAVFLPMVSDMSGCSGNQAVGVTMRELSLGLVRPKDAFKVWLKEISVGVINGIALGILIGIVAWVWKGSPALGLVIGAALALNTMLAVSIGGVVPLVLKRIGQDPAVASGPLLTTVTDMAGFFFVLSLATVMMPWLVLR